Proteins co-encoded in one Natronorubrum daqingense genomic window:
- a CDS encoding DUF3784 domain-containing protein: protein MSTVEAGSVLLVALVLAVLGVLIRYVGMVSLIGGYDPDTVSDEAGLATFIGTNTLYVAGLTALVAIAEYTQPTGYRAIWLVHLVGVGVLTIRMIRGARRFEAPG, encoded by the coding sequence ATGAGCACCGTCGAAGCAGGGTCCGTTCTTCTCGTCGCTCTCGTCCTCGCCGTGCTCGGAGTGCTGATCAGGTACGTCGGAATGGTCTCGCTGATCGGCGGCTACGACCCGGACACCGTCTCGGACGAGGCAGGTCTGGCGACGTTTATCGGAACAAATACGCTGTACGTCGCCGGACTCACGGCTCTCGTTGCTATTGCCGAGTACACGCAACCGACGGGATACCGAGCAATCTGGCTCGTCCACCTCGTCGGCGTCGGGGTGCTCACGATTCGGATGATCCGCGGCGCGCGACGATTCGAAGCCCCCGGGTGA
- a CDS encoding PadR family transcriptional regulator, whose product MRKSGPPKGLIAYLVLELLEEKPRYGYEILTEIREQSGGHWEPSYGSVYPILYKFEEKGWTERLEREDEPDRKYFELTEAGYAELEERRERSTEKARDFADVILGYFHVYAAFSTDERFEIPDTDGEWRFDETCSAWIVEQVVRHHEHYFDTEFERIEATPEEFYERHGIDAEDDE is encoded by the coding sequence ATGCGGAAAAGTGGGCCGCCGAAGGGGCTCATCGCCTACCTCGTCCTCGAGTTGCTCGAGGAAAAACCCCGGTACGGCTACGAAATTCTCACGGAGATTCGCGAGCAGAGTGGCGGCCACTGGGAACCGTCGTACGGATCGGTGTATCCGATTCTCTACAAGTTCGAGGAGAAGGGGTGGACCGAGCGACTCGAGCGCGAGGACGAACCCGACCGGAAGTACTTCGAACTCACCGAGGCGGGATATGCCGAACTCGAGGAACGACGCGAGCGCTCGACGGAGAAAGCTCGCGATTTTGCGGACGTGATCCTCGGGTACTTCCACGTCTACGCGGCGTTTTCGACCGACGAACGATTCGAGATTCCCGATACGGACGGCGAGTGGCGCTTCGACGAGACGTGCAGCGCCTGGATCGTCGAACAAGTCGTCCGCCACCACGAACACTACTTCGACACCGAGTTCGAACGAATCGAGGCGACCCCCGAGGAGTTCTACGAGCGCCACGGCATCGACGCCGAGGACGACGAGTGA
- a CDS encoding heme-binding protein, whose protein sequence is MERRQPPQTDEGWYVLHDFRSLDWDAWRDAPERRRTRAIEEGIEYLSAAESVADAGEGDSATFAILGHKADLLMLHLRPTLEDVDALERRFEQTALAEFTERTDSYVSVTEVSGYMSQDYFDEDAEVEDTGIARYIESRLKPEIPDSEFVNFYPMNKRRGPEDNWYDLPFDERAEHLSSHGDIGREYAGRVTQIISGSLGLDDFEWGVTLFADDPTDVKELLYEMRFDPSSSRFAEFGRFLSGRRFPPENLRPFLEGERIPQDGAGDAHPHAEGHGGHHGDSDAGHPHGGDSSGHSHGGHHGESDSSHHGDSDAHGEDESGIRSELEDMDIYAGQPHGEDVHAVVLYSAADAEELFEEVDGLRTNFDHYDTHVKTAVYQPSEVGGESGENAVVSLWETERAANTAAGFLADLPEVVRQAGDDEADSWGTMGMFYTVKPDHRSDFTGTFEDAAGLLAEMDGHRKTDLLVNREDENDMFIASRWDSREDAMQFFRSDAFADAVEFGRDVLVDRPRHVFLA, encoded by the coding sequence ATGGAACGACGACAGCCGCCACAGACCGACGAGGGCTGGTACGTCCTGCACGATTTCCGGTCGCTCGACTGGGACGCCTGGCGCGACGCCCCCGAGCGTCGTCGCACGCGAGCCATCGAGGAGGGTATCGAGTACCTCTCCGCCGCCGAATCCGTCGCGGACGCCGGGGAGGGCGACTCCGCCACGTTCGCTATCCTCGGCCACAAGGCGGACCTCCTGATGCTTCACCTCCGGCCGACGCTCGAGGACGTCGACGCGCTCGAGCGCCGCTTCGAGCAGACGGCACTCGCCGAGTTCACCGAGCGAACCGACTCCTACGTCTCGGTGACGGAGGTCTCGGGCTACATGTCTCAGGACTACTTCGACGAGGACGCGGAGGTCGAAGACACCGGAATCGCACGCTACATCGAATCGCGACTCAAACCCGAGATTCCCGACAGCGAGTTCGTCAACTTCTACCCGATGAACAAGCGCCGCGGCCCCGAGGACAACTGGTACGACCTGCCGTTCGACGAGCGCGCGGAGCACCTCTCGAGTCACGGCGATATCGGCCGCGAGTACGCCGGCCGCGTCACGCAGATCATCTCCGGCAGCCTCGGCCTGGACGACTTCGAGTGGGGCGTCACCCTCTTCGCCGACGACCCGACCGACGTGAAGGAACTGCTCTACGAGATGCGCTTCGATCCCTCGAGCTCCCGCTTCGCCGAGTTCGGACGGTTCCTCTCGGGGCGTCGATTCCCGCCGGAGAACCTTCGTCCCTTCCTCGAGGGCGAACGCATTCCTCAAGACGGCGCTGGCGACGCGCACCCACACGCCGAGGGTCACGGCGGTCACCACGGCGATTCGGACGCCGGACACCCACACGGCGGCGACTCGAGCGGTCACTCACACGGCGGCCACCACGGCGAATCTGACTCGAGTCACCACGGCGACTCCGACGCACACGGCGAAGACGAGTCGGGGATCCGCAGCGAACTCGAGGATATGGACATCTACGCGGGCCAGCCCCACGGCGAGGACGTCCACGCCGTCGTGCTCTACTCCGCGGCCGATGCCGAGGAACTCTTCGAGGAGGTCGACGGCCTTCGGACGAACTTCGATCACTACGATACGCACGTGAAGACGGCCGTCTATCAGCCAAGCGAGGTTGGTGGCGAGAGCGGGGAAAATGCCGTCGTCAGCCTCTGGGAGACCGAGCGCGCCGCGAACACGGCCGCCGGGTTCCTCGCTGACCTCCCCGAGGTCGTTCGACAAGCCGGAGACGACGAGGCGGACTCCTGGGGCACGATGGGCATGTTCTACACCGTCAAGCCCGACCACCGTTCGGACTTCACCGGCACGTTCGAGGACGCCGCAGGCCTCCTCGCCGAGATGGACGGCCACCGCAAGACCGACCTGCTCGTCAACCGCGAGGACGAAAACGACATGTTCATCGCCAGCCGCTGGGACTCCCGCGAAGACGCTATGCAGTTCTTCCGCAGCGACGCATTCGCCGACGCCGTCGAGTTCGGCCGCGACGTCCTCGTCGACCGGCCGCGACACGTCTTCCTCGCCTGA
- a CDS encoding DUF5611 family protein, which produces MKEYKMRRGEYLEERIPDMEASVEDYFGPITDTEEFKGSDLFVIGEPDNPVFEKVVAGTVEYSGKKDKLAVEFYERDPTELGPDELEAAADAVDAKNDFLLEATGRDAKSRRDSLKRSVEDDPDHDVDA; this is translated from the coding sequence ATGAAGGAGTACAAGATGCGCCGCGGTGAGTATCTCGAGGAGCGAATCCCCGATATGGAAGCGTCGGTCGAGGACTACTTCGGTCCGATCACCGACACCGAGGAGTTCAAGGGGAGCGACCTGTTCGTGATCGGCGAACCCGATAACCCCGTCTTCGAGAAGGTCGTCGCCGGGACGGTCGAGTACTCCGGCAAGAAGGACAAACTCGCCGTCGAATTCTACGAACGCGACCCGACCGAACTCGGTCCAGACGAACTCGAGGCCGCTGCGGACGCCGTGGATGCGAAAAACGACTTTCTCCTCGAAGCGACCGGGCGTGACGCCAAATCGCGTCGCGACTCGTTGAAACGATCCGTCGAAGACGATCCCGATCACGACGTCGACGCCTGA
- a CDS encoding DUF7093 family protein, translated as MVLRCSLLGHDYGEIDVEREREERGSEVVVTVQEFEECARCGDRHVISENTEVTSLSAQTAADALPDEYDLESETPPTERPPEPPAETAVDTGDTRDDIGGDVDDDAAEFIDADDDGEPAAPTAAGNDPAASAETPESTDELDVPTDENGEPITDDGEILEDEEPSPDRDRERGEWPDSDDVGPPVGGENEPNEWPDDGPADGAGDERDGDDTADVDVEATDDGILLDADAGDESESLAAASARSTTASTPTASDSNQTSQSDEPEASGSGIERAGSAPTPGESPTAEREDTPTEFYCPSCAYVAASDRASLRAGDICPECKKGYLGERER; from the coding sequence ATGGTCCTGCGATGTTCGCTGCTCGGGCACGACTACGGGGAGATCGACGTCGAACGCGAGCGCGAAGAACGTGGCAGTGAGGTCGTCGTTACCGTCCAGGAGTTCGAAGAGTGTGCACGCTGTGGCGACCGCCACGTCATCAGCGAGAACACCGAAGTGACGAGCCTCTCTGCCCAGACGGCCGCCGACGCATTGCCCGACGAATACGACCTCGAGTCCGAAACGCCACCGACGGAGCGTCCGCCCGAACCACCGGCCGAGACGGCCGTCGACACTGGCGACACCCGCGATGACATCGGCGGTGACGTCGACGATGACGCCGCCGAATTCATCGACGCGGACGATGACGGCGAACCGGCAGCGCCGACAGCCGCCGGGAACGATCCGGCAGCGTCGGCGGAAACGCCGGAGTCGACGGACGAACTGGACGTCCCGACCGACGAAAACGGTGAGCCGATAACGGACGACGGCGAAATCCTCGAAGACGAGGAGCCGTCGCCGGATCGGGACCGGGAACGCGGCGAGTGGCCCGACTCCGACGACGTCGGTCCACCCGTCGGTGGCGAAAACGAGCCAAACGAGTGGCCGGACGACGGCCCTGCAGACGGCGCTGGCGACGAGAGAGACGGGGACGACACCGCCGACGTCGACGTCGAGGCCACCGACGACGGAATCCTCCTCGATGCGGACGCTGGCGACGAAAGCGAGTCCCTCGCCGCCGCGAGCGCCAGATCGACCACCGCTTCGACACCGACCGCGTCGGATTCGAACCAGACGTCTCAGAGCGACGAACCCGAAGCGAGTGGCTCTGGCATCGAACGAGCAGGAAGCGCGCCGACTCCCGGCGAGAGCCCAACGGCGGAACGTGAGGATACCCCGACCGAATTCTACTGTCCGAGTTGTGCGTACGTCGCGGCCAGCGACCGTGCGTCGCTTCGTGCGGGCGATATCTGTCCGGAGTGCAAGAAGGGGTACCTCGGCGAGCGAGAACGCTAA
- a CDS encoding DUF6432 family protein → MRAKREYRDRAETEVAILDALVDRVDDGMTVFELRADVEVDIDELESALATLNDDGLISVESNPSQTVIKPADRVVPDVPTDEEETQTIGEWLRERLPF, encoded by the coding sequence ATGAGAGCAAAGCGGGAGTATCGGGATCGAGCGGAGACGGAGGTCGCGATTCTCGATGCCCTCGTCGATCGTGTTGACGACGGCATGACGGTCTTCGAACTCCGTGCCGACGTCGAAGTCGATATCGACGAACTCGAGTCAGCACTAGCGACGTTGAACGACGACGGACTGATCAGCGTCGAATCGAACCCGAGCCAGACGGTGATCAAGCCCGCCGACCGCGTCGTCCCGGACGTCCCGACCGACGAGGAGGAGACCCAAACCATCGGCGAGTGGCTCCGCGAGCGATTGCCCTTTTGA
- the ygfZ gene encoding CAF17-like 4Fe-4S cluster assembly/insertion protein YgfZ: protein MSVIESIHTDHGATFGERDGRTVVEHFGRPERTHRAVRNGVGLLEMAYGIVVVEGEDRLEYVDNVVSNRVPDEDGQGCYALVLDPQGRIEIELYVYNAGERLLLFTPPSKAEPLAEEWSEKVFIQDVEISVGTDDFAVFGIHGPKATEKVASVLNGAGSPDQHYSFVRGTMSDEGVSVIRTDAPTGEESYEVICAAADAEAVYDTLLNHGLNAAPFGYRAFESLALEAGTPLFETELEGTIPNVLGLRVALDFEKGCYVGQEVVSRVENRGQPSRQLIGLTLEGSDGDSASVVPESGAAVFDGDASVGEVTRGAESPLLEDVVALAFVEYGLESTELTVRVDGEEVPATVTELPFVDGSDRSGRLPEYQ from the coding sequence ATGAGCGTCATCGAGTCCATTCATACCGATCACGGGGCCACCTTCGGCGAGCGCGACGGGAGAACGGTCGTCGAGCACTTCGGTCGCCCCGAGCGAACTCACCGGGCGGTCCGAAACGGCGTCGGCTTGCTCGAGATGGCCTACGGAATCGTCGTCGTCGAGGGCGAGGACCGCCTCGAGTACGTCGACAACGTCGTCTCGAATCGCGTGCCCGACGAGGACGGCCAGGGCTGTTATGCACTGGTTCTCGATCCGCAGGGTCGAATCGAGATCGAACTCTACGTCTACAACGCCGGTGAGCGACTGTTGCTCTTTACGCCGCCGTCGAAGGCGGAGCCCTTGGCCGAGGAGTGGTCGGAGAAGGTCTTTATCCAGGACGTCGAGATCAGCGTCGGGACGGACGATTTCGCCGTCTTCGGCATCCACGGTCCGAAAGCCACGGAGAAGGTCGCGAGCGTCCTCAACGGTGCTGGCTCGCCGGACCAGCACTACTCGTTCGTCCGGGGGACGATGTCCGACGAGGGCGTCAGCGTCATCCGCACCGACGCGCCCACCGGCGAGGAGAGCTACGAGGTCATCTGTGCGGCCGCCGACGCCGAGGCCGTCTACGATACCCTCCTCAATCACGGCCTCAACGCCGCCCCCTTCGGCTACCGGGCCTTCGAGAGTCTCGCACTCGAGGCCGGAACGCCCCTCTTCGAGACCGAACTCGAGGGCACGATCCCGAACGTCCTCGGCCTGCGAGTCGCCCTCGACTTCGAGAAGGGCTGTTACGTCGGTCAGGAGGTCGTTTCCCGCGTCGAGAATCGGGGTCAGCCGAGTCGACAGCTCATCGGCCTGACGCTCGAGGGCTCCGACGGTGATTCGGCGTCCGTGGTTCCGGAATCGGGCGCGGCAGTCTTCGACGGCGACGCCTCGGTTGGCGAGGTCACCCGCGGCGCCGAGAGCCCGCTGCTCGAGGACGTCGTCGCCCTCGCGTTCGTCGAGTACGGCCTCGAGAGCACGGAACTCACGGTTCGTGTCGACGGCGAGGAGGTGCCGGCGACGGTAACCGAACTGCCGTTCGTCGACGGATCGGATCGCTCCGGTCGGTTGCCCGAGTATCAGTAG
- a CDS encoding FAD-binding oxidoreductase yields MASTEKSPGENALAALPSGAVRSFETELSGAAILPADPEYERARGVWNGMIDRYPAIIARCRGVADVVASVAFARAHDLPLAVRGGGHNVAGTAVCDAGLVVDLSAMRSVHVDPDAKTARVEGGATLGDVDRETQLFGLATALGAVSETGVAGLTLNGGYGHLSREYGLAVDNLRSVDVVTADGEVVTASAEQNEDLFWGLRGGGGRFGIATSFEFDLHEVGPEVYSLFCWFHGDDTAAVLEEFREWTADAPRNASVLAFAARVPELEAFPEETWGELAVALFGSYRGDLEGAEECFRSLRERATPIADLSGSMAYTDLQSMLDEDYPDGLRYYWKSIFLTDLTDEVIDIVESYTDAAPSALSTIDLWHLGDAVEEVPRDASAFWHRDKPYMLTVEANWEDPVDDDDANVTWAREVFAAVQALPVASGRYGNFPGLNEDPEKLRFGDNYERAISLKERYDPDALFGTIGGEESRTDGEESRVDGE; encoded by the coding sequence ATGGCCTCGACAGAAAAATCACCCGGCGAGAACGCGCTCGCTGCGCTCCCCAGTGGAGCCGTTCGGTCGTTCGAAACCGAACTCAGCGGCGCGGCGATCCTTCCGGCGGACCCCGAGTACGAACGCGCCAGAGGGGTGTGGAACGGCATGATCGATCGATACCCGGCGATTATCGCCCGCTGTCGCGGGGTCGCAGACGTCGTCGCGTCGGTGGCCTTCGCTCGAGCGCACGACCTGCCCCTCGCGGTCCGCGGTGGTGGACACAACGTCGCCGGGACGGCCGTCTGTGACGCCGGACTCGTCGTCGACCTCTCGGCGATGCGAAGCGTCCACGTCGACCCCGACGCGAAGACGGCACGCGTCGAGGGTGGTGCGACGCTCGGCGACGTCGATCGCGAAACGCAACTGTTCGGCCTCGCGACGGCGCTCGGTGCCGTCTCTGAGACGGGCGTCGCCGGATTGACGCTCAACGGCGGCTACGGCCATCTGAGTCGCGAGTACGGGCTCGCGGTCGACAATCTCCGCAGCGTCGATGTCGTTACCGCCGATGGCGAAGTCGTAACCGCGAGCGCCGAGCAAAACGAGGACCTATTCTGGGGACTCCGCGGCGGCGGCGGACGGTTCGGGATCGCCACGTCGTTCGAGTTCGACCTCCACGAGGTCGGTCCCGAGGTGTACTCGTTGTTCTGCTGGTTCCACGGCGACGACACGGCTGCGGTACTCGAGGAGTTCCGCGAGTGGACCGCCGATGCACCGCGCAATGCTAGCGTGCTCGCGTTCGCCGCACGCGTCCCCGAACTCGAGGCGTTTCCCGAAGAGACGTGGGGCGAACTCGCCGTCGCCTTATTCGGCTCGTACCGAGGCGATCTCGAGGGTGCCGAGGAATGTTTCCGCTCGCTTCGAGAGCGGGCCACGCCGATCGCCGACTTGAGCGGGTCGATGGCCTACACCGACCTGCAGTCGATGCTCGACGAAGACTATCCCGACGGCCTCCGCTACTACTGGAAGTCGATCTTCCTGACGGACCTCACCGACGAGGTAATCGACATCGTCGAGAGCTACACCGACGCCGCGCCGTCGGCGCTCTCGACGATCGACCTCTGGCACCTCGGCGACGCGGTCGAGGAGGTTCCACGGGACGCGAGCGCGTTCTGGCACCGCGATAAACCCTACATGCTCACCGTGGAGGCGAACTGGGAGGACCCAGTTGACGACGACGACGCGAACGTGACCTGGGCTCGAGAAGTGTTCGCCGCGGTCCAGGCGCTTCCGGTCGCCTCCGGTCGGTACGGGAACTTCCCGGGATTGAACGAAGATCCCGAGAAGTTACGCTTCGGCGATAACTACGAGCGAGCCATCTCCCTCAAGGAACGGTACGATCCGGACGCATTGTTTGGGACGATCGGCGGCGAGGAATCGCGTACGGACGGCGAGGAGTCGCGTGTGGACGGCGAGTAA
- a CDS encoding MATE family efflux transporter has product MSGRQTAVVEFLARTLERFGVMKAKRFHPTAELAWPRIVTGFAIMSKQTADLAMVGIAVGTAGTAGLAFALAFWEVITMIGLGLAGGTVSLVSQNYGGEETDRASLVVTQSILLAVAIAIPVALVFLFFAGPLIGFFGADAAETQHGATYLTLVAPAVLFELLNLIASRTYTGVGDTFTEMVARAGGAVLNIVLSAVLIFGFDLGVAGAAIGTSVSTGFVTVVLAWGMLGYSYGALGMEPSPVPVTRSGPWLEPTLLRQIVTISTPEIGRRLAQGLVVFPLLWIAATFGPVVVTALEVGRRVRSLINSVNWGLSLASSSLVGQQLGANDEEEAGAYGAGIIRLSAVCYTGLAVLMILFAEPIASVFVGSAEEVALAATFVAVGGLSAIGEGIDGAAAGALLGAGDTRWPFVASLIGRYVFALPAAAIGLVTPLGIGGLYLALLLETAVPGGINYWLFRSGRWKAVSRQYRPSAETG; this is encoded by the coding sequence ATGAGTGGACGCCAGACCGCCGTCGTCGAGTTCCTCGCGCGGACGCTCGAGCGCTTCGGCGTGATGAAGGCGAAGCGGTTTCACCCGACCGCGGAGCTCGCGTGGCCCCGGATCGTCACGGGCTTCGCGATCATGTCCAAGCAGACAGCCGACCTCGCGATGGTCGGCATCGCCGTCGGGACGGCCGGAACCGCCGGACTTGCGTTTGCACTCGCGTTCTGGGAAGTTATCACGATGATCGGGTTAGGACTGGCTGGTGGCACGGTCAGTCTGGTTTCCCAAAACTACGGCGGCGAGGAGACCGACCGCGCATCGCTCGTCGTCACGCAGAGCATCCTACTCGCGGTCGCCATCGCGATACCGGTCGCGCTCGTCTTCTTGTTCTTCGCCGGGCCGTTGATCGGGTTCTTCGGTGCCGACGCGGCCGAAACGCAACACGGCGCGACCTACCTGACGCTCGTCGCGCCGGCCGTCCTGTTCGAACTGCTGAACCTGATCGCCAGTCGAACCTATACAGGCGTCGGCGACACGTTCACCGAGATGGTCGCCCGCGCGGGCGGCGCCGTGCTCAACATCGTGTTGAGCGCCGTCCTCATCTTCGGCTTCGACCTCGGCGTCGCCGGCGCGGCCATCGGGACGAGCGTCTCCACCGGCTTCGTCACCGTTGTCCTCGCGTGGGGCATGCTCGGCTACTCCTACGGCGCGCTCGGAATGGAGCCCAGTCCCGTCCCCGTCACCCGCTCGGGGCCGTGGCTCGAGCCGACATTGCTCCGCCAGATTGTCACAATTTCGACGCCCGAGATCGGTCGGCGACTCGCGCAGGGACTCGTCGTCTTCCCGCTGTTGTGGATCGCCGCCACGTTCGGCCCCGTCGTCGTCACCGCACTCGAGGTCGGCCGTCGCGTTCGGAGCCTCATCAACAGCGTCAACTGGGGGCTCTCGCTGGCCTCGAGTTCGCTGGTCGGCCAACAACTCGGCGCGAACGACGAGGAGGAAGCGGGAGCGTACGGCGCGGGGATCATCCGCCTCTCTGCGGTGTGTTACACCGGATTGGCCGTCCTGATGATCCTCTTCGCGGAGCCCATCGCGAGCGTGTTCGTCGGCAGCGCCGAGGAGGTCGCGCTGGCAGCGACATTCGTCGCCGTCGGCGGCCTCAGCGCGATCGGTGAAGGGATCGACGGTGCCGCTGCTGGGGCTCTCCTCGGCGCTGGGGACACTCGCTGGCCGTTCGTCGCCTCGCTGATCGGTCGCTACGTCTTCGCGCTTCCCGCCGCCGCGATTGGCCTCGTCACCCCACTCGGTATCGGCGGACTCTACCTCGCGTTGTTACTCGAGACGGCCGTTCCCGGCGGCATCAACTACTGGCTGTTCCGCAGCGGTCGCTGGAAAGCCGTCAGTCGTCAGTACCGGCCGTCGGCCGAAACCGGTTGA
- a CDS encoding geranylgeranyl reductase family protein encodes MYDFVVVGVGPPGARFARRAAEDGYDVLALEKGQIGEPLACSGHVSTDIWDFTGEGARESLFQNEIYGARFHVDGPESDAYPFYKQEVASNVVDRVGLDRHLADLAREAGADVREGHTVTDVTEHRDRVAVVANGPDGTLEFEAKMLAGCDGPRSRVRETLGLPEPEELLHGVLAFSEEKDHQDFVDVHLTAPTFFAWRIPRGDAGVEYGLAAPPGVEVTKHFEELIDGYEIDVSHRCSGAIPIGPPDRVTSRRAFLLGDAAAQTKPFTGGGILYGMTSADHAAREIDPDRPTTLAAYEHAWREDLTREQTLGHLLRRAYSLPAPVQHVGLGALSGEIGVHMDRPTSLVSPAHLRTMLSRLLS; translated from the coding sequence ATGTACGACTTCGTCGTCGTCGGCGTCGGTCCGCCGGGGGCGCGCTTCGCTCGCCGGGCCGCCGAAGACGGCTACGACGTGCTCGCCCTCGAGAAAGGACAGATTGGCGAGCCACTGGCTTGCTCGGGGCACGTGAGTACGGATATCTGGGATTTTACCGGCGAAGGCGCACGCGAATCACTGTTTCAAAACGAAATCTACGGCGCGCGATTCCACGTCGACGGACCGGAAAGTGACGCCTACCCGTTCTACAAACAGGAGGTCGCGTCGAACGTCGTCGACCGCGTCGGACTCGACCGACACCTCGCCGACCTCGCCCGCGAGGCGGGCGCAGACGTTCGCGAGGGCCACACGGTCACCGACGTCACGGAACACCGCGACCGCGTCGCGGTCGTCGCCAACGGCCCCGATGGCACCCTCGAGTTCGAGGCGAAGATGCTCGCCGGCTGTGACGGCCCGCGCTCTCGAGTCCGCGAGACGCTCGGTCTCCCCGAACCGGAGGAACTCCTCCACGGCGTGCTCGCCTTCTCCGAGGAGAAAGACCACCAGGACTTCGTCGACGTCCACCTCACCGCGCCGACGTTCTTCGCGTGGCGCATTCCCCGCGGGGACGCCGGCGTCGAGTACGGCCTCGCGGCTCCGCCGGGCGTCGAGGTGACCAAACACTTCGAGGAGCTAATCGACGGCTACGAGATCGACGTCTCGCATCGCTGCTCGGGGGCTATCCCCATCGGCCCGCCGGATCGCGTCACGAGCCGTCGCGCGTTCCTCCTCGGCGATGCGGCCGCCCAGACCAAGCCCTTCACCGGCGGCGGCATCCTCTACGGCATGACCAGCGCCGACCACGCCGCCCGCGAGATCGATCCCGATCGGCCGACCACGCTCGCGGCCTACGAGCACGCCTGGCGCGAGGACTTGACACGCGAGCAGACCCTCGGCCACCTCCTCCGCCGGGCGTACTCGCTGCCGGCACCGGTCCAACACGTCGGCCTCGGCGCGCTCTCCGGTGAGATCGGCGTCCACATGGATCGGCCGACCTCGCTCGTCTCGCCGGCTCACCTGCGGACGATGCTCTCTCGGCTGCTCTCCTGA
- a CDS encoding HalOD1 output domain-containing protein produces the protein MSSEASSGGDDDSTTAFEYDVNSNETMIEAVLTAVSAVTNVPLLPSETDDSSNDRRESLPPLYNAIDPEALGNLTPDTADNTAEWRLTFSYAGCEVTVTDSETIHVSEHPVG, from the coding sequence ATGAGCAGCGAAGCCAGTAGTGGTGGTGATGATGATTCGACGACAGCGTTCGAATACGACGTGAATTCTAACGAAACGATGATCGAAGCGGTTCTCACTGCAGTCAGCGCAGTAACGAACGTTCCACTGTTACCATCGGAGACCGATGACTCGAGTAACGACCGTCGCGAGTCACTGCCCCCACTGTACAACGCGATCGACCCCGAGGCACTGGGCAATCTAACGCCCGATACAGCCGATAACACGGCCGAGTGGCGGCTCACGTTTTCCTACGCCGGCTGTGAGGTGACGGTTACCGACTCCGAAACGATTCACGTAAGCGAGCATCCAGTCGGCTGA
- a CDS encoding helix-turn-helix domain-containing protein: protein MATIARFTIPADDFPLGRIFDDLPNTTVEIERVVPTEQDLLPYFWISDVEQTDVQGFLTAEPAFESVTRVDTLDGRELFRARWNTDVEGVLTAILESELTVLSALGTHERWTFEFRADDPDQISAFHRTCADYDITVQLERLQSLAENQPTHSHGLTANQHEALLLAFNEGYYDQPRTTNLETLADQLDISRSSFSDRLRRGYYNLLENTIVHTYTTNNAE, encoded by the coding sequence ATGGCGACCATTGCCCGGTTTACGATTCCAGCGGACGACTTCCCGTTGGGTCGGATCTTCGATGATCTGCCGAACACGACGGTCGAAATCGAGCGCGTCGTCCCGACCGAGCAGGACCTGCTCCCCTATTTTTGGATCTCGGACGTAGAACAAACGGACGTTCAGGGGTTCCTGACGGCCGAACCCGCGTTCGAGTCGGTAACGCGGGTCGATACACTCGACGGGCGCGAACTCTTCCGAGCTCGGTGGAACACCGACGTGGAGGGCGTCCTCACTGCGATCCTCGAGAGCGAACTCACGGTGTTGTCGGCACTCGGCACGCACGAGCGGTGGACGTTCGAGTTCCGAGCCGACGATCCCGATCAAATTTCGGCATTTCATCGGACGTGTGCTGACTACGATATCACCGTCCAACTCGAGCGACTACAGTCACTCGCGGAGAACCAACCGACCCACTCGCACGGACTCACTGCGAATCAACACGAGGCGCTGCTTCTCGCCTTCAACGAGGGCTACTACGATCAGCCGCGAACGACGAACCTCGAGACGCTCGCCGATCAACTCGATATTTCACGATCTTCGTTCAGCGACCGTCTGCGTCGCGGGTATTACAATCTCCTCGAAAATACGATCGTACATACATACACGACCAATAACGCGGAATAA